In the Paralichthys olivaceus isolate ysfri-2021 chromosome 15, ASM2471397v2, whole genome shotgun sequence genome, one interval contains:
- the LOC109645792 gene encoding putative olfactory receptor 52L2 — MENSSYNSLTLQLEGLKVTKTSKHPIFICLLFIYVFIFVANVGIVLLIWTDRRLHQPMYLLFCNLSINDIMGNSLLVPRVLSDILVPPSERFIHYYECLMQAFTTHMFGTNAHTVLMIMAFDRYVAICDPLRYAAIMSNKMVIKLTVSAWGVAFALVAVLLSLTVRLNRCRTLITNPYCDNASLFKLSCENVFINNIYGLTFTVVLLSASIGSIILTYSKITAACVTSKSKSLNSKALKTCSTHLCLYLIMLVSGMILITLHRFPELAEYRKISAILFNVVPGSLNPVIYGLQSQEIHKCLSNIFQRKKVKPSF, encoded by the coding sequence ATGGAAAACTCTTCATACAACAGCCTCACTCTGCAGCTCGAGGGGTTAAAGGTCACCAAGACGAGCAAGCACCCCATCTTTATCTGTCTGCTTTTCATCTATGTGTTCATATTCGTTGCCAACGTGGGCATCGTGTTGTTGATATGGACGGACAGGAGACTGCACCAGCCCATGTACCTGCTCTTCTGTAACCTGTCCATTAACGACATCATGGGGAATTCTCTGCTGGTTCCCCGGGTGCTCTCAGACATTCTGGTGCCGCCCTCCGAGCGCTTTATTCACTACTACGAGTGTCTGATGCAGGCGTTCACCACTCATATGTTTGGCACCAACGCCCACACGGTGCTCATGATTATGGCGTTTGACAGATACGTGGCCATCTGTGATCCTCTGCGTTACGCTGCCATAATGTCTAATAAAATGGTGATCAAGCTGACGGTCTCAGCCTGGGGCGTGGCCTTTGCTCTGGTGGCCGTCCTGCTCAGTCTGACTGTACGACTGAACCGATGCCGGACTCTGATCACTAACCCGTACTGTGACAACGCTTCGCTGTTCAAACTCTCCTGTGAGAACGTCTTTATTAATAACATCTACGGCCTCACGTTCACCGTGGTCCTGCTCTCGGCATCTATCGGTTCTATTATCCTGACTTATTCTAAGATCACAGCAGCGTGTGTGACCAGTAAGAGCAAGTCTCTGAACAGTAAAGCCCTGAAGACCTGTAGCACTCACCTGTGTCTGTACCTGATCATGCTGGTCAGCGGGATGATCCTCATCACGCTCCATCGTTTCCCCGAGTTAGCCGAGTACAGGAAGATTTCAGCCATTCTCTTTAATGTGGTCCCCGGCAGCCTGAACCCCGTTATCTACGGCCTGCAGTCCCAGGAAATACACAAGTGTTTGTCCAACATATTCCAACGCAAAAAAGTCAAGCCGTCTTTTTAA
- the LOC109645791 gene encoding olfactory receptor 52Z1P-like, producing the protein MENQTFNAQILSIEGLKVSPASSVPAFVLLLLIYVFIMVSNVGLVLLISTERSLHQPMYLLFCNMSINDAFGATVVIPRLLSDVFTPVTQRYIHYYECVLQAFASHFHAGASHAVLMIMAFDRYMAICNPLRYAAIMTTRMVVKLSAGAWVAAFISVAILLGLTIRLTRCRRVIMNPFCDNASLFKLSSQNLLINHIYGLGSAVVILGSSLGSITLTYLRIAIMCFSSKNKVLSSKALQTCATHLAVYVIMLVSSFTPMIMHRNPQWADSGKVASVMFHVVPPALNPIIYGLNCKELRQKIISVFYRSEVKISQDKLYRNN; encoded by the coding sequence ATGGAGAACCAGACGTTCAATGCTCAAATCTTATCCATTGAGGGGTTAAAGGTCAGCCCTGCCTCCTCTGTTCCTGCCTtcgtcctgctcctcctcatctaCGTCTTCATCATGGTGTCTAACGTGGGCCTGGTGCTCCTGATCTCCACGGAGCGGAGCCTCCACCAGCCCATGTACCTGCTCTTCTGCAACATGAGCATCAACGACGCGTTCGGAGCCACCGTGGTCATCCCTCGTCTGCTGAGCGACGTCTTCACTCCCGTGACTCAGCGCTACATCCATTACTATGAGTGCGTTCTTCAGGCCTTCGCCAGTCACTTTCATGCAGGCGCCTCCCACGCGGTGCTCATGATCATGGCCTTCGATCGCTACATGGCGATCTGCAACCCCCTGCGTTACGCCGCCATCATGACCACAAGGATGGTGGTGAAGCTGTCGGCGGGGGCCTGGGTGGCGGCCTTCATCTCTGTGGCGATCCTCCTGGGCCTCACCATCCGCCTGACGCGCTGCAGGAGGGTTATAATGAACCCGTTCTGCGATAACGCCTCCTTGTTCAAACTCTCCAGCCAGAACCTCCTCATCAACCACATCTACGGCCTCGGCAGCGCTGTGGTCATCCTGGGCTCCTCCCTCGGCAGCATCACACTCACCTACCTGAGGATCGCCATCATGTGTTTCAGCAGCAAGAACAAGGTGCTGAGCAGCAAAGCGCTGCAGACCTGCGCCACCCACCTGGCCGTGTACGTCATCATGCTGGTGTCGTCCTTCACTCCCATGATCATGCACCGGAACCCTCAGTGGGCGGACAGTGGAAAAGTGGCGTCcgtcatgtttcatgttgtgcCCCCGGCGCTGAACCCCATCATCTACGGACTGAACTGTAAAGAACTGCGACAGAAGATCATCAGCGTGTTTTACAGgagtgaagtcaaaatatcACAAGACAAACTTTACAGAAATAACTGA
- the LOC138413811 gene encoding olfactory receptor 52P1-like yields MNNVSVDLLQLEGLKVSPASSVPAFVLLLLIYVFIMVSNVGLVLLISTERSLHQPMYLLFCNMSINDAFGATVVIPRLLSDVFLPGSDRYISYVNCAVQAFCAHYHASTSHTVLMIMAFDRYVAICDPLRYAAIMTTRMVVNLSVSAWMVSLLLVVVLVGLSVRLSRCRWIIFNPFCDNASLFKLSCENVLINNIYGLGYTVVLLGSSLASVTLTYLRIAMVCLSSRNKVLNGRALQTCASHLAVYIIMLVSGSVIIVLHRFPHLSDHRKLASIMFHVVPPAMNAIIYGLQIKTVREKITIMFSRK; encoded by the coding sequence ATGAACAACGTCAGTGTGGATCTCCTGCAGCTGGAGGGGTTAAAGGTCAGCCCTGCCTCCTCTGTTCCTGCCTtcgtcctgctcctcctcatctaCGTCTTCATCATGGTGTCTAACGTGGGCCTGGTGCTGCTGATCTCCACGGAGCGGAGCCTCCACCAGCCCATGTACCTGCTCTTCTGCAACATGAGCATCAACGACGCGTTCGGAGCCACCGTGGTCATCCCTCGTCTGCTGAGCGACGTCTTTCTCCCAGGTTCGGACCGATACATTTCTTACGTGAACTGCGCGGTTCAGGCGTTCTGCGCTCACTACCATGCGAGCACCTCCCACACGGTGCTCATGATCATGGCCTTCGATCGCTACGTGGCGATCTGTGACCCCCTGCGTTACGCTGCCATCATGACCACAAGGATGGTGGTGAATTTGTCGGTGTCAGCGTGGATGGTTTCTCTTCTCTTGGTGGTCGTCCTCGTCGGCCTCAGCGTCCGTCTGTCGCGCTGCAGGTGGATCATATTCAACCCGTTCTGTGACAACGCCTCCTTGTTCAAACTCTCATGTGAAAACGTTCTCATCAACAACATCTACGGCCTCGGCTACACCGTGGTCCTGCTGGGCTCCTCCCTCGCCAGCGTCACGCTCACCTACCTGAGGATCGCCATGGTGTGTCTGAGCAGCAGGAACAAGGTGCTGAACGGCCGGGCGCTGCAGACCTGCGCCTCCCACCTCGCCGTCTACATCATCATGCTTGTGTCCGGCTCCGTCATCATCGTCCTCCATCGCTTCCCACACCTGTCCGACCACAGAAAGCTCGCCTCCATCATGTTTCACGTGGTTCCTCCCGCCATGAACGCCATCATCTACGGACTGCAGATCAAAACGGTCCGAGAGAAAATCACCATCATGTTCAGCAGGAAGTGA
- the LOC109648229 gene encoding olfactory receptor 52N5-like, translating to MENQSFRPNVLLLEGLKVSPASSIPAFVLLLLIYVFIMVSNVGLVLLISTERSLHQPMYLLFCNMSINDAFGATIIIPHVLRDIFMSNSERYIHYVDCVVQAFCVHLYGSTSHTVLMVMAFDRYVAICNPLRYVTIMTTNMVVKLSVAAWGTALVLVAILLGLTVRLSRCRQVISNLFCDNASLFKLSCESVFINQVYGLGYTVVLLGSSICSVTLTYLKIAAVCVHSKNKVLNNRALQTCTSHLTVYVLLLVSAFIIVILHRFPQLSDHRKVAAIVGEVALPALNAIIYGLQMKEVRQRITKVFHSKQTHFK from the coding sequence ATGGAAAACCAGAGTTTCCGTCCCAACGTGCTGCTCCTGGAGGGGTTAAAGGTCAGCCCTGCCTCCTCTATTCCTGCCTtcgtcctgctcctcctcatctaCGTCTTCATCATGGTGTCTAACGTGGGCCTGGTGCTGCTGATCTCCACGGAGCGGAGCCTCCACCAGCCCATGTACCTGCTCTTCTGCAACATGAGCATCAACGACGCGTTCGGAGCCACGATCATCATCCCTCATGTTCTCCGAGATATTTTCATGTCAAACTCCGAGCGCTATATTCACTATGTGGACTGCGTGGTTCAGGCGTTCTGCGTCCACCTGTACGGTAGCACCTCCCACACCGTGCTCATGGTCATGGCCTTCGACCGCTACGTGGCCATCTGCAACCCCCTGCGTTACGTCACCATCATGACCACCAATATGGTGGTGAAGCTGTCGGTAGCAGCGTGGGGGACAGCGTTGGTATTGGTGGCCATCCTCCTGGGCCTCACCGTCCGCCTGTCGCGCTGCCGGCAGGTTATATCCAACCTGTTCTGTGACAACGCCTCCCTGTTCAAACTGTCGTGTGAGAGCGTCTTCATCAACCAGGTGTACGGCCTCGGCTACACTGTGGTCCTGCTGGGCTCGTCCATCTGCAGCGTCACGCTCACCTACCTGAAGATCGCCGCCGTGTGCGTGCACAGCAAAAACAAGGTGCTGAACAACAGAGCGCTGCAGACCTGCACCTCCCACCTGACCGTGTACGTCCTCCTGCTGGTGTCGgccttcatcatcgtcatcctGCACCGTTTCCCCCAGCTGTCCGACCACAGGAAGGTGGCGGCCATAGTGGGCGAAGTGGCTCTGCCCGCCCTGAACGCCATTATCTACGGGCTGCAGATGAAAGAGGTCAGACAGCGAATCACTAAAGTGTttcacagtaaacaaacacatttcaaatga